In the genome of Eggerthella sp. YY7918, one region contains:
- a CDS encoding basic amino acid/polyamine antiporter yields MSESANLSTSASSAPSACSGEGAMSTPQPHGGMGIFRLVTTVITLIVGGGVFTLAGDQAAGGASGTAILTAWSISGVGVLCLVLTFFALSRIKPELKGGIYSYANAGFGDFLGFNSAWGYWISALLCTVSFSSLLFGALSYFFPIFGEGTNLPSIIGASLLIWFYVFLVSRGIKEATGVNAVITISKFVPIFVAITAIIFLQKFDPAIFMANLTTGAEPGLPFFDQVSNTMMITIWVFVGIEGAVAISGRAKKEKDVGKATIIAFVCVLSIYLMVSMLSMGVMPLSELAELPNPALAGVMEHAVGQWGAILINGGVVLSLVGAMLGYTVLSSESPFEAAEQGVFIKAFAKTNKKGAPIVTLIVTNIVIEVFLVIMLFSDSTYQFFYTLSAGMILLPYLLSAAYFAKLTFTEPDAFKGKIGGNMVLWRIFGIVGVVYSFFLAWASGAVGLTLMSLLYAPGILMYIKGKKERGEAYLASTLDKVVVAIILLAAIASIILIATGTVVL; encoded by the coding sequence ATGAGTGAATCAGCGAATCTGTCAACAAGCGCTTCTTCAGCCCCGTCGGCTTGCTCCGGCGAGGGGGCGATGTCCACTCCTCAGCCTCATGGCGGTATGGGTATTTTCCGCCTCGTCACTACGGTCATCACGCTTATCGTGGGTGGTGGCGTCTTCACGCTGGCGGGCGACCAGGCAGCGGGCGGCGCAAGTGGTACCGCCATTCTTACAGCATGGAGTATTTCAGGCGTGGGCGTGCTGTGCCTCGTTCTGACGTTCTTTGCACTGTCACGCATCAAGCCTGAGCTCAAGGGCGGCATTTACAGTTATGCCAACGCTGGCTTCGGCGACTTTTTGGGCTTTAACAGCGCGTGGGGCTACTGGATCAGTGCCCTTTTGTGCACCGTCAGCTTCTCGTCACTTTTGTTTGGCGCGCTTTCGTATTTCTTCCCCATCTTTGGCGAGGGAACCAATTTGCCCTCCATTATCGGGGCAAGCCTTCTCATTTGGTTCTACGTGTTCCTTGTGTCGCGCGGCATCAAAGAGGCAACCGGCGTGAATGCTGTCATTACCATCTCGAAGTTCGTCCCCATTTTCGTTGCCATTACGGCCATCATCTTTCTGCAGAAGTTTGATCCGGCCATCTTCATGGCGAACCTCACTACCGGAGCTGAACCGGGGCTACCTTTCTTCGACCAGGTCAGCAACACTATGATGATCACCATTTGGGTGTTCGTGGGTATTGAGGGCGCGGTGGCCATTTCGGGTCGTGCCAAGAAGGAAAAGGACGTTGGCAAGGCCACGATCATCGCATTTGTCTGTGTGTTGTCTATCTACCTTATGGTCAGCATGCTGTCCATGGGCGTTATGCCGCTCTCCGAACTTGCCGAGCTGCCGAACCCCGCCTTGGCGGGCGTTATGGAACATGCTGTGGGCCAGTGGGGTGCCATCCTCATCAACGGCGGCGTGGTGTTGTCGCTGGTGGGTGCTATGCTGGGTTATACGGTGCTGTCGAGCGAATCTCCCTTCGAAGCGGCCGAACAGGGCGTGTTCATCAAGGCGTTCGCCAAGACGAATAAGAAGGGCGCCCCCATCGTTACCCTTATCGTCACCAACATTGTTATCGAGGTGTTCTTGGTCATCATGCTGTTCTCCGACAGCACCTACCAGTTCTTCTACACCTTGTCGGCCGGTATGATCCTGCTGCCGTATCTGCTTTCTGCCGCTTACTTCGCGAAACTCACGTTCACGGAGCCCGATGCCTTCAAGGGCAAAATCGGCGGCAACATGGTGCTGTGGCGCATTTTCGGCATCGTGGGCGTGGTGTACAGCTTCTTCTTGGCATGGGCAAGCGGTGCCGTAGGCCTTACGCTCATGTCGCTTTTGTACGCTCCCGGCATCCTTATGTACATCAAGGGTAAGAAGGAGCGCGGCGAAGCGTACCTTGCCAGCACTCTCGACAAAGTGGTTGTTGCCATCATTTTGCTTGCTGCCATCGCGTCCATCATCCTCATTGCGACGGGAACGGTAGTGCTGTAA
- a CDS encoding AMP-binding protein: MFESMVRRCPDRTCFTYVDEDGSEVTYSYREMRLLSAAIARSLRDRGVGPDDHVAVDLPNCPAYVFLILAAAYGGFSLVALNNRLTEGEKLARLMELERVVGSPITTRIDKVWAERLIDKAMALLSGESASYPRGRTQMRTARPTFTGRAGMVGAEPRTTKALGRAPSGRAAMRRRSEIARQDAVEAVIHFAEHAAHIFDRDARAVVMFTSGTTGRAKAVPLTWDNVCRSAEVFNSSLSRHGEGLWQAALPLYHVGGFQVIVRSLLNCCPFVLYHRFDAERVLADGHRKGATHISVVDKMLQDMLATGRTESLLRYGCILLGGGATNPSTLDRVRALRLRVFSSYGMTETASLIAHAQVTSTFQGGLRLLPSYKAHIVDPGADGFGRLAVKGPGLFKGYLNAQAAYTVDGYFLTGDTAALYGGLLYVKERTDDMFVSGGENVYPAEIREKILRIPGVKDAHVFGAVDERWGRRPVAFVERETQTLEPSKTGALAGRAPVYDTASITAGNRAFSASVQAHLRPQLSKLYLPKQVYVLDEFPRSGVGKINRSELERQYGERIEVARVTLYHIRLPFINPFKTAKGTLTQRESIIVEVTDHEGRTGLGECVSFPTDWYLPETLGQDTRILHDVLAPLVLHETFLHPREVSLAFASDTRAEAYPMACGALEPALWDLYGKIVEKPLWQLVGEAYAGMRRQTSGAPQESGSLVGVKKAALTSSSCGDIAVPAGAVISDGSVSETVAAARRCAAAGYSRIKLKIAPGSAARVRAVRAALPQVMLTLDANQSFTERDVEELRELDSFGAAWIEEPLDPRRVPAGSSTDIFVRLARLQHTMRTPICLDESIARPFDMARALSHPELRCYALKIGKLGGIQPSVEFARMAQARGIDVWMGGMYDTGISKLAHAAFEALPNVNAPGDIGATSRYFSCDITTPPYTAERGFVTLNREGHAHGLGCDLDRSALAAVLVDRIEIDR; the protein is encoded by the coding sequence ATGTTTGAAAGCATGGTGCGCCGGTGCCCTGATCGCACGTGTTTTACCTATGTTGACGAAGACGGATCTGAGGTGACGTACTCGTATCGCGAGATGCGCCTTCTGTCTGCTGCAATCGCCCGAAGCTTGCGTGATCGGGGGGTTGGCCCGGACGATCACGTGGCTGTTGACTTACCGAACTGCCCGGCGTACGTGTTTCTTATCCTAGCTGCTGCCTATGGCGGGTTTTCGTTGGTGGCGCTCAATAATCGTCTGACGGAGGGAGAAAAGCTTGCTCGTCTGATGGAGCTCGAGCGGGTTGTTGGCTCGCCCATCACGACGCGCATCGACAAAGTCTGGGCAGAACGTTTGATTGACAAGGCAATGGCTCTGCTCTCGGGCGAGTCGGCATCGTATCCACGTGGGCGCACCCAAATGCGTACCGCACGCCCTACCTTTACCGGCCGGGCGGGTATGGTGGGTGCCGAACCACGCACGACAAAAGCTCTCGGTCGCGCGCCTTCGGGACGTGCCGCCATGCGCCGTCGCAGCGAGATAGCACGTCAAGACGCCGTTGAGGCTGTCATCCACTTTGCCGAGCATGCGGCCCACATATTTGACCGCGATGCCCGTGCCGTGGTCATGTTTACTTCGGGCACGACGGGGCGCGCAAAAGCGGTGCCGCTTACATGGGATAATGTGTGCCGGTCGGCAGAAGTGTTCAATTCGTCTCTCAGTCGCCACGGAGAAGGATTATGGCAAGCCGCCTTGCCGCTCTATCATGTCGGAGGATTCCAGGTTATCGTTCGCAGCCTTCTGAACTGCTGTCCCTTTGTGCTCTACCACCGTTTCGACGCGGAGCGGGTTCTGGCAGACGGACATCGCAAGGGGGCAACGCATATATCCGTTGTCGACAAGATGCTGCAGGATATGCTGGCAACGGGGCGTACGGAATCGCTGCTTCGCTATGGCTGCATCCTGCTGGGAGGCGGCGCGACGAATCCAAGCACGCTTGATCGTGTTCGCGCGCTGCGCCTTCGCGTGTTTTCAAGTTATGGCATGACAGAAACAGCAAGCCTGATTGCTCATGCGCAGGTTACCTCGACGTTCCAAGGGGGGTTGCGACTTCTTCCAAGCTATAAGGCTCATATTGTCGATCCTGGTGCGGACGGGTTCGGCCGCCTGGCGGTGAAGGGACCGGGCTTGTTTAAGGGGTACCTGAACGCGCAGGCCGCCTACACGGTGGATGGCTATTTTCTGACAGGGGACACTGCCGCGCTTTACGGCGGGTTGCTGTATGTGAAAGAGCGCACCGATGACATGTTTGTTTCCGGTGGCGAGAACGTCTATCCGGCCGAAATACGCGAGAAAATTCTGCGCATACCCGGCGTGAAAGATGCGCATGTGTTCGGCGCGGTTGACGAACGATGGGGTCGTCGGCCGGTCGCCTTTGTGGAGCGCGAAACCCAGACGCTTGAACCTTCAAAGACCGGCGCTTTGGCAGGTCGCGCTCCCGTGTATGACACCGCTTCGATAACCGCGGGAAATCGCGCCTTTTCGGCATCGGTGCAAGCACATCTGAGGCCCCAACTTTCGAAGTTGTACCTGCCTAAGCAGGTATATGTGCTTGACGAGTTCCCCCGCAGCGGCGTGGGGAAAATCAATCGCAGCGAGCTTGAGCGGCAGTATGGCGAGCGCATCGAAGTAGCGCGCGTCACGCTGTATCACATACGTCTTCCGTTTATCAATCCCTTTAAAACCGCGAAGGGAACGTTGACGCAGCGCGAGTCCATCATTGTTGAAGTGACTGATCACGAAGGCAGAACGGGTTTAGGGGAGTGCGTATCGTTTCCGACGGACTGGTATTTGCCGGAAACGCTCGGTCAAGATACGCGCATCTTGCACGATGTTTTGGCTCCCTTGGTCTTGCACGAAACGTTCCTTCATCCCCGTGAAGTAAGCCTTGCGTTTGCCTCCGACACTCGTGCAGAAGCATACCCCATGGCGTGTGGAGCGCTTGAGCCGGCCTTGTGGGACCTTTATGGCAAGATAGTCGAAAAGCCGTTATGGCAGCTTGTTGGAGAAGCGTATGCGGGAATGAGGAGGCAAACATCCGGCGCGCCCCAAGAGTCGGGATCTCTCGTGGGTGTTAAAAAAGCGGCTTTGACTTCGTCGTCTTGCGGCGATATCGCCGTTCCTGCCGGTGCTGTGATAAGCGATGGCTCGGTGAGCGAGACGGTGGCTGCGGCGCGCCGTTGCGCGGCAGCAGGGTATTCTCGCATCAAACTTAAAATTGCGCCGGGAAGTGCCGCGCGCGTTCGTGCCGTGCGGGCCGCTTTGCCCCAGGTCATGCTAACGCTTGATGCGAACCAGAGTTTTACTGAACGCGATGTGGAAGAGCTGCGCGAACTTGACAGCTTCGGCGCGGCCTGGATCGAAGAGCCGCTCGATCCGCGTCGTGTGCCGGCCGGATCGTCCACCGATATCTTCGTTCGCCTCGCACGTCTTCAGCACACCATGCGCACGCCTATCTGTCTTGATGAATCGATTGCCCGGCCCTTCGATATGGCCCGGGCGCTTTCGCACCCTGAGCTTCGCTGTTACGCTCTCAAGATTGGCAAGCTGGGGGGAATTCAGCCTTCTGTTGAATTCGCGCGTATGGCTCAGGCGCGAGGAATCGACGTGTGGATGGGCGGCATGTACGACACCGGCATCTCGAAGTTGGCCCACGCTGCATTCGAAGCATTGCCCAACGTCAATGCTCCTGGCGACATTGGGGCCACGTCGCGTTATTTCTCGTGCGACATCACGACCCCTCCCTACACAGCTGAGCGGGGGTTTGTCACACTCAATCGCGAAGGGCATGCTCATGGCCTTGGGTGTGATTTGGACCGATCAGCGCTCGCAGCCGTTTTGGTCGATCGCATCGAAATCGACAGATAG
- the menB gene encoding 1,4-dihydroxy-2-naphthoyl-CoA synthase, with amino-acid sequence MSDIAWQAGKAYREIVYETCDGIAKITINRPERRNAFTPLTVNELYDAFTEARDDAGIGVIILTGANHGGRHEDEAFCSGGDQKIRGNGGYVGEDNIPRLNVLDLQRLIRVVPKPVIAMVNGYAIGGGHVLHILCDLSIAAETAKFGQTGPKVGSFDAGYGAGYLANIVGQKKAREIWYLCRQYTAAEALEMGLVNKVVPFEELEAECVSWAREMLRLSPTALRFMKASFNAATDGLAGIQQLAGDATLLYYTTDEAKEGRDAFKEKRQPDFTQFPKFP; translated from the coding sequence ATGAGCGACATTGCATGGCAGGCGGGCAAGGCGTACCGCGAGATTGTCTACGAAACGTGTGACGGCATCGCCAAAATTACCATCAACCGGCCCGAACGCCGCAATGCGTTCACCCCGCTCACCGTCAACGAACTCTACGACGCCTTCACCGAAGCGCGCGACGACGCGGGCATCGGCGTCATCATTCTCACCGGCGCCAACCACGGCGGCCGTCACGAGGACGAGGCGTTCTGCTCCGGCGGCGACCAGAAAATTCGCGGCAACGGCGGCTACGTGGGCGAGGACAACATCCCGCGCCTCAACGTGCTCGACCTGCAGCGCCTCATCCGTGTGGTGCCCAAGCCGGTCATCGCCATGGTGAACGGCTACGCCATCGGCGGCGGCCACGTGCTGCACATCCTCTGCGACCTGTCCATCGCGGCTGAAACGGCCAAGTTCGGCCAAACCGGCCCCAAGGTGGGTAGCTTCGACGCCGGCTACGGCGCGGGGTATTTAGCCAACATCGTGGGCCAGAAGAAAGCGCGCGAAATTTGGTACCTCTGCCGTCAGTACACCGCGGCTGAGGCACTGGAAATGGGCCTGGTCAACAAAGTGGTTCCGTTTGAAGAGCTGGAAGCCGAATGCGTCAGCTGGGCGCGCGAGATGCTGCGCCTCAGCCCCACGGCGCTGCGTTTCATGAAAGCGTCGTTCAACGCCGCCACCGACGGTTTGGCTGGTATTCAGCAGCTGGCTGGCGACGCGACGCTGTTGTATTACACCACGGACGAGGCGAAGGAAGGCCGCGACGCGTTCAAAGAAAAGCGTCAGCCGGATTTCACCCAGTTCCCGAAGTTTCCCTAG
- a CDS encoding phosphoenolpyruvate carboxylase, protein MANLEGVPTSPDRHLGAADTAEAIKAYTEIEIPESLRENLALFLRLERKVLKEYDPAVCATLDRLFNNMIRANEGNPGSVAADEPTDAQGIPTSSTEGAQAFRQAVELIDALPVDQAQVVVRAFTSFFHLANLSEENYRVKTLHELERGVSMKSAVDASNELVVAYHRLLDEVGSERAAELLAGLEFHPVFTAHPTEARRKAVEGKIRRIAALLDEHSHVGGSALVENERHMLQEIDALLRTSPTEMKKPTPLEEADTIIDIFDNTLFDLVPQVYRRFDDWVLGEDAGRVPPVCPAFFHPGSWIGSDRDGNPNVTAKVSRRVAAKYFEHMVSKLAEACHRVGRNLTLESRHTRPSEALMNVWSHQVEMSETLTARVAADLRFEPHRAVMLVMAMRLEGTAARNADIRYTSPDELLDDLRTVQDSLAQAGAVRAAYGPVQTLIWQVESFGFHLVEMEFRQHSLVHERALADIRAHGLHGKLDATTREVLDTFRAIGSIQKRYGQKMAERYIVSFTKQARHIADVYELAELAFSHAHDVPTLDVIPLFEQLEDLENCVSVLDDLLQLPYVQRRLAQTNRRMEVMLGYSDSSKDAGPVTATLALDSAQERIARWAEQNDIDLVLMHGRGGAVGRGGGPANRAVLAQPQGSVNGRFKVTEQGEVIFARYGNRALALRHVESVAAATLLHSAPSVERVNTQAAARYAEAASCLNEAAHKRYLSLLHTDDFAPWFSTVTPLAEVGLLPIGSRPAKRGLGAQSLDDLRTIPWVFSWSQARINLAAWYGFGTACEQLGDLELLRQAYREWPLFATFVDNIEMSIAKTDGRIAKMYLALGDRDDLAATVFDEMQLTRSWALAIVGDEWPLEHRRVLGCAIRVRNPYVDALSLAQVRALRVIRSQQDELSDEAKAEYLALILATVTGVSAGLQNTG, encoded by the coding sequence ATGGCCAATCTCGAAGGTGTCCCCACATCCCCCGACCGCCATCTTGGCGCGGCAGACACCGCCGAGGCCATCAAGGCCTATACAGAGATCGAGATTCCGGAAAGCCTTCGTGAAAACCTGGCGCTATTCCTGCGTCTGGAACGCAAGGTGCTCAAGGAATACGATCCTGCCGTCTGCGCTACGCTCGATCGTCTTTTCAACAACATGATCAGGGCAAACGAGGGCAATCCCGGCAGCGTTGCGGCAGATGAACCCACAGATGCTCAGGGTATACCCACCTCATCCACCGAAGGGGCGCAGGCATTTCGTCAGGCAGTCGAACTTATCGATGCCTTGCCGGTCGATCAGGCGCAGGTGGTGGTGCGGGCGTTTACTTCGTTTTTCCATCTGGCGAACCTTTCCGAGGAAAACTATCGCGTAAAAACGCTGCACGAATTGGAGCGCGGCGTGTCCATGAAGTCCGCCGTAGACGCATCGAACGAATTGGTGGTGGCGTATCATCGGCTGTTGGACGAGGTTGGTTCCGAACGCGCGGCCGAACTGCTTGCTGGCTTGGAATTCCATCCCGTGTTTACCGCCCATCCCACAGAAGCGCGACGCAAGGCGGTGGAGGGCAAAATCCGCCGCATTGCTGCGCTGCTCGACGAGCATTCGCACGTGGGCGGCTCGGCCCTCGTGGAAAACGAACGTCACATGTTGCAAGAAATCGATGCACTTCTGCGCACGTCTCCCACGGAAATGAAGAAGCCGACACCGCTTGAAGAGGCCGACACCATCATCGACATATTCGACAACACCCTGTTCGATCTGGTGCCGCAGGTATATCGTCGCTTCGACGACTGGGTGTTGGGTGAAGATGCTGGTCGCGTGCCGCCCGTCTGTCCGGCGTTTTTTCACCCGGGTAGCTGGATCGGATCCGACCGCGATGGCAATCCCAATGTTACGGCCAAAGTGTCACGTCGGGTGGCGGCCAAGTATTTCGAGCATATGGTGTCCAAGCTTGCCGAAGCGTGTCATCGCGTCGGGCGTAACCTTACCCTGGAATCGCGGCACACACGTCCCTCCGAAGCGCTCATGAATGTATGGAGCCACCAAGTGGAAATGAGTGAAACGCTGACGGCACGCGTGGCTGCCGACCTGCGCTTCGAGCCGCACCGTGCCGTCATGTTGGTCATGGCCATGCGTCTGGAAGGCACTGCTGCGCGCAACGCCGACATCAGGTACACTTCACCCGATGAGCTGCTGGATGATCTGCGCACGGTTCAAGATTCGCTGGCGCAGGCCGGGGCTGTACGTGCAGCCTACGGTCCGGTGCAAACGCTCATCTGGCAGGTCGAATCGTTCGGCTTCCATCTGGTAGAAATGGAGTTTCGGCAGCATTCGCTCGTGCATGAACGCGCGCTTGCCGACATTCGTGCCCACGGGCTGCACGGAAAACTCGACGCCACCACGCGCGAGGTGCTCGACACGTTCCGCGCCATCGGCTCTATCCAAAAACGCTATGGACAGAAGATGGCTGAGCGCTACATCGTATCGTTCACGAAGCAGGCGCGCCATATTGCGGACGTGTATGAACTGGCGGAGCTTGCGTTTTCGCATGCGCACGACGTTCCTACGCTCGATGTGATCCCCCTGTTCGAACAGTTGGAAGACCTCGAGAACTGCGTCAGTGTGCTAGACGATCTGCTGCAGCTGCCGTACGTGCAGCGACGGCTTGCGCAGACGAACCGTCGCATGGAAGTTATGTTGGGCTATTCGGATTCGTCGAAAGATGCGGGCCCGGTCACGGCCACGCTTGCGCTTGATTCCGCCCAGGAGCGCATCGCACGCTGGGCAGAGCAGAATGATATCGATCTTGTGCTTATGCACGGCCGCGGGGGAGCGGTCGGTCGCGGCGGCGGACCGGCTAACCGTGCGGTGCTTGCCCAGCCCCAAGGGTCGGTGAATGGTCGGTTTAAGGTGACTGAACAGGGAGAAGTCATTTTCGCACGTTATGGAAACCGGGCGCTTGCGCTGCGCCACGTGGAAAGCGTGGCTGCGGCGACATTGCTGCATTCTGCGCCGTCGGTGGAACGTGTCAATACGCAGGCTGCTGCGCGCTATGCCGAAGCGGCCTCCTGCTTAAATGAAGCTGCTCACAAACGCTATCTGAGCCTGCTTCACACCGACGACTTTGCGCCGTGGTTTTCCACCGTTACCCCACTTGCTGAAGTGGGTTTGCTGCCCATTGGAAGTCGACCCGCCAAGCGCGGTTTGGGAGCGCAATCGCTTGACGATCTGCGTACTATTCCGTGGGTTTTTTCCTGGTCGCAGGCGCGCATCAACCTGGCCGCTTGGTACGGTTTTGGCACGGCATGCGAACAGTTGGGCGACCTGGAGCTTCTGCGCCAGGCGTATCGCGAATGGCCTCTGTTTGCCACCTTCGTGGATAACATTGAAATGTCCATCGCCAAAACGGATGGACGCATTGCCAAAATGTATCTGGCGCTGGGCGATCGCGACGATTTGGCAGCTACTGTGTTCGATGAAATGCAGCTCACCCGTTCGTGGGCGCTGGCCATTGTGGGCGACGAATGGCCGCTGGAGCACCGCCGTGTGCTGGGCTGTGCCATTCGCGTGCGCAACCCTTATGTGGATGCGCTTTCGCTTGCGCAGGTGCGGGCGTTGCGTGTCATTCGGAGTCAGCAAGACGAATTGTCCGACGAAGCCAAAGCGGAATACCTTGCCCTCATCCTGGCCACCGTCACTGGCGTGTCTGCCGGCCTTCAGAACACAGGGTAG
- a CDS encoding alpha/beta fold hydrolase, producing the protein MSEPSAWEHAGVHYGVQYWRASEEVCASGSSNPVDAPLRETREGVHGAADGASVRCAPIVLLHGFAQSAAAWDEVARDLAYNRTVYALDLVGHGASDRPANPQTYALEAQAQAVLAFLHSIAADEGARPVVIGYSMGGRVALMAATLDPDAFAANASALILEGAGLGPATSDEREQAAARDVSNAGRLRAEGVSAFMDAWEGLPLFATQRDLLAITRERQRAARLNNDAEALARTFEHAGQHAMPSREQTCAALVALSAQGFPVLYLAGGRDEKYRALASRLAAEVLCETRTLDSAGHNTHLEAPTAFVREVNAFLSASDAC; encoded by the coding sequence ATGAGCGAACCATCAGCATGGGAGCATGCGGGGGTGCACTACGGAGTGCAGTATTGGAGAGCCTCCGAAGAGGTATGCGCGTCTGGCTCGTCGAATCCGGTCGATGCGCCTTTACGGGAAACGCGCGAGGGGGTTCATGGTGCGGCTGACGGGGCCTCTGTACGTTGCGCCCCGATCGTGCTGCTGCACGGGTTTGCGCAGAGCGCTGCAGCGTGGGATGAGGTTGCACGCGACCTCGCGTACAATCGGACGGTTTACGCGCTGGATCTCGTCGGCCACGGCGCGAGCGACCGCCCGGCCAATCCACAAACCTATGCGCTTGAAGCCCAAGCCCAGGCCGTGCTTGCTTTTCTGCATTCGATAGCCGCCGATGAAGGAGCACGCCCGGTCGTTATCGGCTATTCCATGGGCGGTCGCGTCGCTCTGATGGCAGCTACCCTTGATCCCGATGCCTTTGCTGCCAACGCCAGCGCTCTCATACTGGAAGGCGCTGGTCTTGGTCCTGCAACCTCCGACGAGCGCGAACAGGCCGCCGCACGCGATGTCAGCAACGCAGGCCGTCTGCGTGCAGAAGGGGTGTCGGCATTCATGGATGCTTGGGAGGGGTTGCCTCTCTTCGCCACCCAGCGTGACCTGCTGGCTATCACGCGCGAACGTCAACGCGCGGCGCGTCTCAACAACGATGCCGAGGCTCTTGCTCGCACGTTCGAACACGCCGGTCAGCACGCCATGCCTTCCCGCGAGCAAACGTGCGCCGCGCTTGTCGCCTTAAGCGCGCAGGGGTTTCCCGTACTCTATCTAGCCGGAGGGCGCGATGAAAAGTACCGTGCTCTTGCCAGTCGGTTGGCCGCCGAGGTTCTTTGCGAAACGCGCACGCTCGATAGCGCTGGTCACAACACTCATCTGGAAGCTCCGACTGCATTTGTGCGCGAGGTCAATGCGTTTCTTTCCGCTTCTGACGCTTGTTGA
- the menD gene encoding 2-succinyl-5-enolpyruvyl-6-hydroxy-3-cyclohexene-1-carboxylic-acid synthase, translating into MSETSHRPEQIEPSSSHPEQGAVPSCHPERSAQRGVEGSRSASADPAATALFLGAFFDELTRWGVRDVVVSPGSRSTPLAMTAYELSQRDPERLRLFVDVDERGAAFFALGLAKASGRPAAIICTSGTAVANYYPAVLEAESSRVPLIVLTGDRPPRLQGLGAPQTCDQLKAYGDHVRAFRQMLLPSSDEASIRFARQSAREGVIAALGEEGIFHDEPRIAGACFGGPVHLNFPFDEPLKPDFSVAGLFETGRRFSEAVGMMHPRASFGMQEAGRIAALLDGRRALVLAGEGSCATEFEARKVVAWAEAFQLPLLADPLSGLRCFDNACVIDNYDSVIESGGVLAPQLAPQVIIRFGRYPVSKKATQMAAASGVVQVVVDPLETRDFNAMTDLCVRCKPVEFAGSLRVAFDLQTIEYEPSAEQCAFAEAWAAANDGARERIAGVAVGAPESDATHDDFEGAFVHRVMERAPERSCVFAANSMSIRALDTFYLRDEKRLTVLCNRGLNGIDGTLSSALGAAQQFAQTTFITGDLTLLHDLNALALQRELRVQRDAGGAAPSIVIVLLNNDGGAIFDMLPQKSEDAYFERLFLTPQDVNFEAAAQAFAVPYRRTETLGAFDAAYDELLGTPGISLIEVPVPLVGLKERYAPYW; encoded by the coding sequence ATGAGCGAAACCTCCCATCGTCCCGAACAAATAGAACCTTCGTCAAGCCATCCCGAGCAGGGGGCTGTCCCTTCCTGTCATCCCGAGCGGAGCGCGCAGCGCGGAGTCGAGGGATCCCGTTCGGCGTCAGCCGATCCCGCCGCGACCGCCCTGTTCCTGGGCGCGTTCTTCGACGAACTGACGCGCTGGGGCGTGCGCGATGTGGTGGTAAGTCCCGGTTCGCGGTCGACACCGCTTGCCATGACGGCGTATGAGCTTTCACAGCGCGATCCGGAGCGCTTGCGCCTGTTTGTCGATGTGGACGAGCGCGGCGCGGCGTTTTTTGCGCTCGGGTTGGCGAAGGCGAGCGGGCGCCCCGCAGCAATTATTTGCACATCGGGCACGGCGGTGGCGAATTACTATCCGGCAGTGCTCGAAGCTGAAAGTTCACGCGTGCCGCTGATTGTCTTGACCGGCGATCGTCCGCCGCGCCTGCAGGGTCTCGGCGCGCCACAAACCTGCGATCAGCTGAAGGCCTACGGCGATCATGTGCGGGCGTTTCGGCAGATGCTGCTGCCTTCTTCCGATGAGGCATCAATTCGCTTTGCTCGTCAATCAGCCCGTGAAGGTGTGATTGCGGCGCTTGGTGAAGAGGGAATTTTCCATGACGAACCACGTATCGCGGGGGCCTGTTTCGGCGGACCCGTTCATCTGAATTTTCCCTTCGACGAGCCGCTCAAGCCCGATTTCTCTGTTGCCGGCCTGTTCGAAACCGGTCGACGTTTTTCAGAAGCAGTGGGAATGATGCATCCGCGTGCGTCGTTCGGTATGCAGGAGGCTGGTCGTATTGCAGCGCTGCTTGATGGTCGGCGCGCGCTTGTGTTGGCGGGTGAGGGATCCTGTGCGACTGAATTCGAGGCGCGCAAGGTGGTGGCCTGGGCAGAAGCGTTCCAGCTGCCTTTGCTGGCGGACCCGCTTTCGGGTCTGCGCTGCTTCGACAACGCCTGTGTCATCGACAACTACGATTCTGTTATCGAATCAGGCGGCGTTCTTGCCCCGCAGCTGGCACCTCAGGTGATCATCCGTTTCGGTCGCTATCCTGTGTCGAAGAAGGCAACGCAGATGGCCGCTGCATCGGGCGTGGTGCAGGTGGTGGTCGATCCGTTGGAAACACGCGACTTCAATGCGATGACCGATCTATGTGTGCGTTGCAAGCCTGTTGAATTTGCCGGTTCATTGCGTGTGGCATTCGATCTGCAAACGATCGAGTACGAACCTTCTGCCGAACAGTGCGCTTTCGCCGAAGCGTGGGCGGCGGCAAATGATGGCGCTCGTGAACGTATCGCAGGGGTGGCCGTCGGCGCACCAGAGAGCGATGCGACGCACGACGATTTTGAGGGCGCATTTGTGCATCGTGTTATGGAGCGCGCGCCGGAGAGGTCGTGCGTGTTTGCGGCCAACTCCATGAGCATCCGTGCGCTTGACACGTTCTATCTGCGCGACGAGAAGCGCCTTACGGTGTTGTGCAACCGCGGGCTCAATGGCATCGATGGTACGCTGTCATCAGCCCTCGGCGCTGCGCAGCAGTTTGCGCAAACAACATTCATCACGGGCGATCTCACGTTGCTGCACGACCTGAACGCCCTTGCGCTTCAGCGCGAATTGCGCGTGCAGCGCGATGCGGGTGGGGCGGCTCCGAGTATCGTCATTGTGCTGCTCAACAACGACGGGGGTGCCATCTTCGACATGCTGCCACAAAAGTCGGAAGACGCTTACTTCGAACGTCTGTTCCTCACGCCGCAAGACGTCAACTTTGAGGCAGCTGCCCAAGCGTTTGCGGTGCCGTATCGTCGTACGGAAACGCTTGGCGCGTTCGATGCCGCCTACGACGAGCTGCTTGGAACGCCCGGTATTTCCCTTATTGAAGTCCCTGTTCCTCTCGTTGGCCTCAAAGAGCGTTATGCACCCTACTGGTAG